Part of the Candidatus Saccharibacteria bacterium genome, TGAAATAGATCCTGAAGTCGTATGCTTACAAGGAGTCGGAGCCTGCTTTATGCGGGTGACGGCGTGCTTTTTGTAGAACGATCCAACGAGTTAATTTTGTCGGCTTGGTTAAGTCATTTGACGGAGCCATAGTGAAAGCGAGCCTTAATAGGGCGTAGGGGTCTCATCCCTGCCAAAAGTTGTATTGCGAGTTTAAATCAGCTGCCTGAAACGGCGGGAAATTTTTGAAAAGTATCAACCTAGATACTTAGAAAAAATTTAACACCGTTATCAGACGTTGATTTCAGCTCTCATAACCATCTTTTGGTAGAGACGAGACCCCAAAGGTCGGCAGGATTAGACACGAAACTAAGTGACCTAACCATGGGCAGGTTGAAGCGGCGGTAAAACGCCGTGGAGGACCGAACCAGGGCACGCTGTAAAGTGCTTGGATGACCTGTGGTTAGCGGTGAAATGCCAATCGAACTTAGAAATAGCTTGTTCTCCTCGAAATAGCTTTAGGGCTAGCGTGACGTGGTAGCAAGTGGGGGTAGAGCTCTGTTTACGATTGGGGTCCGCAAGGATACCCACCGTTGACAAACTACGAATACCATTTGTGAAATCGTTGCAGTCAGAACCTGGGGGCTAAGCTCCAGGCTCGAAAGGGAAACAGCCCAGATCGCCATCTAAGGTCCCTAAGTCTATGCTAAGTGGGAAACGAGGTGGAATTTCTTAAACAATGAGGATGTTGGCTTAGAAGCAGCCATTCATTTAAAGAGTGCGTAACAGCTCACTCATCAAGAGATTCTGCGCGGAAAATGTAACGGGGCTAAGCATAGCACCGAAGATGCGAATTGCAGTTTACTGCAGTGGTAGAGGAGCGTTCTTGTCAGCGTTGAAGTTGGACTGCGAGGTCTGGTGGAGCGGCAAGAAGTGAGAATGTTGGAATTAGTAACTATTCGGGAAGTGAGAATCTTCCCCGCCGAAAGAGTCAGGTTTCCTGGGCGATGATCGTCATCCCAGGGTTAGTCGGTCCTAAGCCGAGGCGAATAGCGTAGGCGATGGACAACGGGTTAATATTCCCGTACCGGTGTGAGTGTTGTAGGAAGTGCGCGGCGTGGTAGTTCGAGCGGTTTATGGTTATAACCGTTTAACTGTCTAGACTTCGGTCGAAGCAGGAATAAAACCGTTTCTAAGAAATGGAATTTGAATGACCCATGCTGACCAGAAAAGCTTTCCTATGTTAATAGCTCACTCCGCCCGTACCGCAAACCAACACAGGTACTCAGGTCGAGTAGACCAAGGCGTTCGAGAGAACCTTCGTTAAGGAACTCGGCAACAAAAGCGGCCGTAACTTCGGGATAAGGCCTGCCCCGTCACATTGTTTACAATGCGACGAAGCAAATGAAGTTTTGTTGTCAGTTTAAGAACGATTCATGTTAATTATTTCATATGATATCTATCGTTGAGAAGACACAATATAATTGCTCTTAACTGATGTAACTTCGTCAATAACGTTGTAAATAGCGTGACGGGGCCGCAGTTAATGAGCCCACGCGACTGTTTACCAAAAACACAGGTCTCTGCTAACACGAAAGTGGATGTATAGGGGCTGACGCCTGCCCAGTGCCGGAAGGTTAAGGAAGAGAGTTCACGCTTTCGACTGAAGCCCCGGTGAACGGCGGCGGTAACTATAACCGTCCTAAGGTAGCGAAATTCCTTGTCGGGTAAGTTCCGACCCGCACGAATGGCGTAACGATGTGGGCACTGTCTCAACGAAGGACTCGGTGAAAGTGCATTGGCGGTAAAGATGCCGTCTGTCCGCATCAGGACGAGAAGACCCCGTGGAGCTTTACTACAGCTTGGCATTGCATTAGGCTGCGGCTTGTGCAGGATAGGTGGGAGACTTTGAAGCAGATCCGCTAGGATTTGTGGAGTCACCCGTGAAATACCACCCCTGCCGCCGTTTGATGCTTACCTGGACCTCATTTTGCAAAGCAATTTGAAGGATTCCAGCGTAGCTAATTTAAGTAAGTAACACATATATATAACGGTTAATCGTAATTTTTTATCAAACCTTATGTTTTATTTATTCATTTAGATATACGTGATTTGAATTTGATTTGTAGAATCAGGTTCAGGGACCGTGTCTGGTGGGTAGTTTAACTGGGGCGGTTGCCTCCCAAAGAGTAGCGGAGGCGTTCAAAGGTCGGCTAACCTCGGATGGAAATCGAGGCTATAGTGCAAGCGCAGAAGCCGGCTTGACTGTGAGACTGACAAGTCAAACAGATACGAAAGTAGGAGCTAGTTGTCCGCTGTCCGTACATTCGTACATGAGAGTGGTATCGGCAGCGCTTTCGGATAAAAGTTACCCCGGGGATAACAGGCTTATAGCGCCCAATAGTTCACATAGACGGCGCTGTTTGGCACCTCGATGTCGGCTCATCACATCCTGGGGCCGGAGAAGGTCCCAAGGGTTCGGCTGTTCGCCGATTAAAGTGGTACGCGAGCTGGGTTCAGAACGTCGTAAGACAGTTCGGTTTATATCCGATGTGGACGAAAGGAAACTTGAGAGAATTTGCTCCTAGTACGAGAGGACCGGAGTGAACGAACCTCTGGTGTATCAATTGTCGCACCTGCGGCATTGTTGAGTAGCTATGTTCGGTTGTGATAAGTGCTGAAAGCATCTAAAGCACGAAGCCATACTCAAGATTAGGTTTCCCTATGAGATCCCGGAAAGACTATCCGGTTGATAGGCGCAAGGTGTACGCACTGCAAAGTGTTTAGCCGAAGCGTACTAATAGATCCATTGTCTTTTCATGCTCTGAGTATTTGGAATAATATGTTCCAGATATTCAGAGAAAACGCATGTGGCTAACATAGTGTAATTACTTTCTGTTTGCTCTATCTGTATAATTCAATTTAAACGTATATAATTTAACAACGATTTATTCTTCGCGATGAGAAAAATCTTACGGTTTGTCTCATATCCAAGAATTTGTGGTTTTTATGTTGGTGTCCAAGGCGGAGGGGGTCCACCCGGCTCCATTCCGAACCCGGCAGTTAAGCCCTCCAGCGGCGATGATACTCCTTGTGGGGAAAGTAGCACGACGCCAACATAAAGTTCACAAACAAAATTAAGTATTGTATCGTTCAAAGCAATGAATATGCTTTCATTTTTTGCTGGCTTCACATACTGCGACGGTTTTCCGTTTGGCGGTGAAGATGGTGCCGGAATAGTAATCCTTATCGGGATCCTAATCTTTGTGACTGTCGTCTACAGTGTGCGGTTTAACTTCTCTAGCGTATTACTGACTGAACCGATCAACAGAGTAAAAAAACGGTTACTATTGCTTATAGTAGGGTTGCTAGCAAGCTTCATAACTTTTGGTGTGAGTATCACTTTGCCTTATTTTCTGCCCGTTAGGATAAAGGGTCTGAGGATGCAGCTTAAAAGGATTACTTTAATAAGTGCTTCTGCCACCCTTGTCCTAGCCTTGTCGGCACACGCTATATATATTCGAAGCAGGTTTTTGCAGCGGTGCAGCTCTGAGCGTTCAGACGACTATTATTTACCCAGCCAAATGGAGTTGCTTCAGTCACTTGTGATTGTAATTGTAGGGGCGATTGTAGTTGGGGTAGCGATCAAATATCTATGTAGTTTTTTCGTAGCTCTGGTCAAAATTTTGAGACGGTCAAAAACATAATATTGACATAACCTTAATAAAGTGCTAAAGTTTGTGTAAGTTACGAAAGTTTCTTACAAACAAAAGAGGGTAGTTCACTCCAATCGGAGCGAGCCCCTCTTTTTTGTTTGGCAGAGCTTGGTGGAACTTACATTAAATAATGGGAGTTTAAGCAATGGCTGGAACTAAAGCAGGTGGCGCAAAAGCTGCACTAACTAATAAAAAACGATACGGCAAAGACTTTTACGCTAGCATTGGCGCAAAAGGCGGACGAAACGGTAACACTGGTGGTTTTGCTGCTAACCGTGAACTAGCTCGAAAAGCTGGTGCTAAAGGTGGTCGCATTAGCCGACGTACTAAAGCAAAAAAATCTGAATAGAATACAATATATTTAGATCAAAAGCCTAAGGCTATGTCCTTAGGCTTTTTGCTTTGTTGGCACTCGACAAACACGCTTTTTTTGGTCAAAGCTGACTTTCCAGAAGGCTTGGCAATTAAGACAGGTGTAGTGAAGTTCGTGGTTTTGGTAGCCAGTTTGCTCACATTCTATACATGTTGATCGTTTGTCTAGCCACAGTCGGTATGAGTCGAGGCAGTTTTCGGCAAGGTCATCATTAAATGTAATTGCATACCGTTCGCATAGCTCACGAGCTTTTTCCCATGCTGCGACCTCTTTTTTTAGAAGATCTACATCATTCTCGATTGAGTTATGGTCTAGCAGGGCGTGCCCTAATTCGTGCAGCAAAATCAATCGTCCATTTTCTTCACCAATAAATTCAGGATTAAAATAAACTGTTTTTTCTTCTGGGCTCCAGCGAAATTCATCGGCTGCCGAGAAGTTAAGATCAGTAAAGTCGGACTTAATTTGCTGCAAGGTACTGTTTTGCGGCATAAAAACATCCTCGTATTACGCATTGGTTGGGAAATGCGGCTTTCGTTATTGCAGGAACCTGCTTTAGTTGTTTTTTGACAGAAAGATACTGGTCGAGGTGTTGAAGTAGGTATTGTTGGTATTTTTCAAACTGTGAGCCTACTGGTCCACCTAAAATAACCAAGTCGGTGTCGATAGTTGAAATTAAGTGGCTGAGACCAAGGGCGATATCTTTGGAGAATTCATTCCAGATAGTAGGATCATCAATTTCAGTTGCGAGCCCACCATAGCGCTGATTAAACGCCCGCGCCGAGGCAAGATCCTCCCAAACCACAGTTGTGCCGTTCTTTTCGAACGGCATCATGCCTACTTCGTCCCGGCTCATTTCTGGTTCGATTTTTTTATCAACAATCACGCCAGCTCCTATACCGGTGCTCAGAGTAACGTATAGATTTACGCTATGACCTACACCAGCACCAGAAATTGCCTCTGAAAGTCCGCCGAGTTTCGCGTCGTTGTTAATAATCACATGACAGTTGAGTAATTTATTGAAATCTTCGACTAGATGAATGTTTTTCCAGTCTTTATTACCTAAAATAGGCACAGATTTTTTATCACGAGAAACAGGTCCTGGAACAGCAAAACTGGCAATAGTTAATGGTTGCGGTGAAAATTCACTAACTATCTGTGCAGTGATGTTTTTAAATTCTGCATAAGTTTCTGGAGTGGCGATTTTTTTTTGAACAACTGGCTGTGGGTCGTTTTGTAATGGAAACAACGAAAAAAGTGTTTTTGTTCCGCCAATGTCTACCCCTAAAATCATAGACCTAATTGTAACGAAAAAAACATATATAAGGTATTTGTTTTTATTTCTCTTTTATAGTATAATTAACATAATCGAAAAAGGTGTAAGGAGTATTTACATGGCAGATTTGCAAGAAGCATTGGCAGCTAGAGAGCGTCGTTCGCGATTTACAGCGATAGCAATTAGTGTAGTTATTATTCTTATTGTTGGTTTTATTGTATTTAGGATTGCTAATAATGGCGACAGCGAACAAGACGTGGCAAGTAGTGGGCAAGAGCAAACAGAGCAAATCGAGTCAGAATCTGGCGACAATACAGAAACTGCAGTTGACCTCGACGAGTTGTTTGGATCACAAGAAAGTGACGCTAACTCAGACGAACCTGTGGCTGAAGTCGAAGACGAACCAGCTGAGAGTGCTACCGATACTACTGAGGTTGCGAGCAACGCAACCAGCACGACATCGACTGGGGATCTTCCTAACACCGGCCCTGCAGAAAACGCAGCACTTGCTGTTGTAGTGCTCGGTGCCGCCTATGCTGTTTATACTCAAAACAAAACGAAACTAGCCGAAGCTCGGCTTAAATAATTACCACCTGTTTACAAACAGAGGTAAACAGATTACAATACACTCCGAATACATTTATCAATTAATTCGGTGATGAATGGTCATGGGCTACCCCTCTTACTTTCTGAGGAAGGAATCTTCAGTAGATTTCTTTTACTCGAAAAAGTTAAGAAGGGAGTTACCAGAACAAAGGAGAATGCCTAAGATATGGCAAAAGATTTAACAATGGATGAGTTGCTAGCCGAAGAAGAGGTTAAGCAGCTAAAACAAAGCGAAACAATAGAAGGAACAGTACTTAGTGCTCACAAGCACGAGATTTGGGTAGACCTTGGTGCTCAAGGTGTCGGTATAGTTATGCGTCGTGAGATTGGTCACGGCAACCGAGACCTAAAAGAAGGTGACTCAATTGTAGCCAGTATTGTCGACCCAGAGCTCGATAATGGTGTGGCGTTACTAAGCTTGAGAAAAGCAGCGAAAGACCGTGGTTGGGATGATTTACTCGCCAAATTTGAAGCTGGCGAAGTTATCGAGGTTAAACCTTACGACGCAAACAGAGGCGGTTTACTAGTTGAAGTTGATGGGATTCGCGGATTCCTTCCAGTCTCACAGCTTTCAGCAAAACACTACCCACGGGTAGCGGGTGCAGATAAAGATGAAATTCTACAAAAACTCAACGACCTAC contains:
- a CDS encoding ROK family protein; this translates as MILGVDIGGTKTLFSLFPLQNDPQPVVQKKIATPETYAEFKNITAQIVSEFSPQPLTIASFAVPGPVSRDKKSVPILGNKDWKNIHLVEDFNKLLNCHVIINNDAKLGGLSEAISGAGVGHSVNLYVTLSTGIGAGVIVDKKIEPEMSRDEVGMMPFEKNGTTVVWEDLASARAFNQRYGGLATEIDDPTIWNEFSKDIALGLSHLISTIDTDLVILGGPVGSQFEKYQQYLLQHLDQYLSVKKQLKQVPAITKAAFPNQCVIRGCFYAAKQYLAAN